The Streptomyces sp. cg36 genomic interval GTGGCACCGTCGAGGAGGGCTCGGGACCGAGCCGTGAGGGCGGCGTCCCTGGCGGACAGTGCCGCGACGACATCCTCCGAGCTGCGCGTACGCCGCAACTCCAGCATGAGCGCGCGCAGTGGGGCGATGCGGTGTCCAGCCTTGCGCAGTTGATGAACGATCCGCGCGTCCCGCACCTGATCCGGTGTGTAGCGTCGCGTTCCGCGCACGGCGTCCTGGTCCGGGACGACGAGGGCTTCCGCGTGCCAGTGCCGCAGGGTCGAAGGGCGGACACCGAGGGCGGCCGCGAGTTCGGAGACGCCCATGGAATCCGACGGGCGCACCTCCTGGATGGGCTCGCCGGAGATCACGGCGGCGGCTTCCTCGGCCTGCCTCAGCCGCGCGCGCTCTGCGGCGAGGCGGGCGTGCGCCGCGTCGAGAAGGGCGAGCGCCCGTGAGACGGGGGTCTGATGAAAGGCCCGCACGATCGCCTTGGCCTCCGTCGGCCCCACGCCCGCGGCGAGGGCCCGGTAGGCCAGCGCGGACCGCAGGTGCACCTCTCCATAGACGCGGTAGCCCGTGGACGTGCGCGTCGCGGTCGGCAGCACACCGTCGCGCTCAAGATTGCGCACCTGTTGAACGGAGTACCCGACGCGCCGTGCCACATCAGCGGTGCGCAGCCGGTCCGAGTTGAGACTTGGCACCCGAAAATCCCTCTGCCTCCGCCTCGAAGCCTCCACAAGCACTTCAATGTAACGCTGAAGCACATGACCATCGACGAAATCATCGGCTTCGTGGAAAGCCTCGACGGCGTGCTGACCATCAGTCCCGTGTCCGGCGACGGCACACCGGAGATCAGCTGGGGCGACACGTTCTTCTCCTACGCGCCTGACGGCACGGTTCCCACGACGGCGCAGCCGTTCGCGACCGTCGTCACCAAGAACTACCCCGGCGACGACGCCTCCCGCCTGGACAGGCCGGACGCCTTCCGCGTGAACATCGCCGCCGGGAGGGAGGCGTTCATCCGGTGGACCGGCCACGCGCCACGCGAGGCGGCTCCCGCCGAGGTCGACCCGAGCGCCACCGACACCGTGCTCGCGCACCCCGTGTACGGCACCTCCGGCTGGCTGGCGATCGTGAACCCCGGCCCGCGCACCGAAGCGGCCACACGTGAGCTGCTGCGTACGGCCCATCACCTCGCGCGCGCACGCCATGCGCGACGCACGGAACCGCCGGCGCGATGAAGGATCCGCAGTCCGTCCCGTGAACGCGTCCACGGGACGCTGACAGCGTCTGCCTCCTGCTTCGTCAGGCCCGCCCAGGGTCCGTGCACTGCGCCTGGTCACAGCCCGGTGGCCAGCCAGATCGTCACGGCCGAGGTGGCGAGAAGGGTGAGGTTGAGGGTGATCTGGCGGTCGTCGCCGGTCAGGTGGACGACGACCGCACCGATCTGCAGGACGACGAAACCCATGGCCGCTGCCGACGCCGACCAGACGGCGAGGCCGGTCAGCGGTGGCAGGATCAGTCCCGTGGCGCCGAGCAGTTCGACCGTTCCCAGTGCCCTGACGGCGGGCAGCGGGACGCGGTCGACCCAGGCCATCATGGGCCGGAGTTGATCGCGGCT includes:
- a CDS encoding MerR family transcriptional regulator; translated protein: MPSLNSDRLRTADVARRVGYSVQQVRNLERDGVLPTATRTSTGYRVYGEVHLRSALAYRALAAGVGPTEAKAIVRAFHQTPVSRALALLDAAHARLAAERARLRQAEEAAAVISGEPIQEVRPSDSMGVSELAAALGVRPSTLRHWHAEALVVPDQDAVRGTRRYTPDQVRDARIVHQLRKAGHRIAPLRALMLELRRTRSSEDVVAALSARDAALTARSRALLDGATALSAVLALHERSA
- a CDS encoding DUF6194 family protein; translated protein: MTIDEIIGFVESLDGVLTISPVSGDGTPEISWGDTFFSYAPDGTVPTTAQPFATVVTKNYPGDDASRLDRPDAFRVNIAAGREAFIRWTGHAPREAAPAEVDPSATDTVLAHPVYGTSGWLAIVNPGPRTEAATRELLRTAHHLARARHARRTEPPAR
- a CDS encoding DoxX family protein, which codes for MNIAYWIVAAFLALFYLYAGAMKVIRSRDQLRPMMAWVDRVPLPAVRALGTVELLGATGLILPPLTGLAVWSASAAAMGFVVLQIGAVVVHLTGDDRQITLNLTLLATSAVTIWLATGL